Within Alteribacter lacisalsi, the genomic segment CAGCCGAAAGTACTTGATATCCGTTCAGTCCTGATTCACTACATTAATCACCAGATTGAAGTGATCCGTCGCCGCACTGCCTTTGAACTTAAGAAAGCAGAAGCCCGCGCTCATATTCTTGAAGGTCTCAGAATTGCTCTTGATCATATTGATGAGATTATTGCGCTGATCCGCGGTTCCCAGACAACAGATATTGCCCGTAATGGACTGATGGAAAATTTCGAGCTCAGCTACGAGCAGGCTCAGGCAATTCTGGATATGCGTCTTCAGCGTCTTACTGGTCTGGAGCGGGATAAGATCGAGTCAGAATATCAGGATCTTCTTGCACGTATTCAGGAACTGAAGGCCATTCTCGCAGATGAGGAAAAAGTTCTGGAGATCATCCGCGAAGAGCTGACTGATATTAAAGACCGTTATGCAGATGACCGCCGTACAATAATCTCTGCAGGGGAAGACAGCTTTGAGGATGAGGATCTGATCCCCCGTCAGAACGTTGTTATTACCCTCAGTCATAACGGCTACATTAAGCGTATGCCTGTTTCAACCTACCGCAGCCAGAAACGCGGGGGCCGAGGCATACAGGGGATGGGAACTCATGATGATGACTTTGTGCAGCATCTGTTTATTACAAACTCCCATAACGTCCTCCTGTTCTTTACGAACAAAGGAAAAGTGTACCGCCTGAAAGGATACGAAATTCCGGATCTCGGCCGTACAGCCAAGGGAATTCCAATCATTAACCTGCTTCAGATCGAGCGAGATGAATATATCAGTACAGTGATTCCGATTGAGTCCTTTGAAGAGGACCATTACCTCTTCTTCATGACAAAGCATGGTGTGGCCAAGCGATCAGCTCTATCCCACTTTGCCAACATTAGACGTGTCGGACTCTTCGCGATCAACCTGAGAGACCAGGACGAGCTTCACGGGGTCCGTTTAACAGATGGAAATCAGGAAATGATTGCAGGAACGAAAAAAGGCATGTCAATCCGATTTCATGAAACAGATGTCCGTCTTATGGGCCGGACAGCTGCAGGTGTAAAAGGTGTGACCCTGCAGGAAGATGATCAGGTAGTCGGAATGGATATTATTGAAGAGGGCAGGGATGTCCTGATCGTGACCGACAAAGGATTCGGGAAACGGACAAAGATCGATGAGTACAGAGTTCAGAGCCGGGGCGGTAAAGGTATTAAGACGTGCAACCTGACCGACAGAAACGGTGATCTTATTTCATTGAAGATTGTCTCCGAAGATGACGACCTGATGATTATTACCCATTCAGGCGTTATTATCAGAATGCATGTAAACGAAATTTCACAGACGAGCCGAAACACCCAAGGTGTAAGACTGATTCGCGTCGGCGGAGAAGAGCACGTGTCTACAGTGGCACTAGTAAATATTGAAGATGAAGAAGTCGATGAAGCAGAAGAAAAGGACAGCATTGAAGAAGCAATAGAAGGGGAAGCAGTACAGGCAGATGAATCCCCTGACGCTGAAAAATCCGATGATGCCGGATCAGAAACAGATGACGATGACCGGACAGAATCATAGTGTTTCCAGTCCAAACAAAAAGAGCCTCCCAGCGCGGGGGGCTCTTTTTTCGTGTCAAAAAAAATTGAGGAAAAATATAAAAAGAGGTTTAAAGAATGTTTACAGAGGGGATAGACTTATTACGCCGGAACAAAAAACGTAATACGCTGCGCAATTTGCACTCCTCTAGCCACGGACATTACTTGTGGAACTGCATTCATTCTACGCAATACAAATCAAACTCCTACTATTTAGTTGTAGTCAGCCAATTGATATTTTGTATCTGATTAAAATTATTTTCAAATATTATTTAAAAAAGTATTGTAACCCTTATTTCCCTATGGTATATTTATTTCTGTTGCCGCGAAAACGCGACAAACGCTTTTCTTACAAAATATCAAATTCGTTTCAAAGGAAAAAAGTTTTTCGAGAAAAACGGTTGACCTTAAGGTTCGGAAATGTTATGATAATTGAGTCGCTTCAAACAGAAGCGCTTAAGTGACCTTTGAAAACTAAACAAAAAGCCAAGCGAAACGTGGGATATTTTAAGATATCCCGTCAATAAATTTTTATTTTGATGTCAGTGACATCAAACTTTCTACGGAGAGTTTGATCCTGGCTCAGGACGAACGCTGGCGGCGTGCCTAATACATGCAAGTCGAGCGGACTGATGGGGAGCTTGCTCCCCTGACGTCAGCGGCGGACGGGTGAGTAACACG encodes:
- the gyrA gene encoding DNA gyrase subunit A, coding for MSEQDQSRVKEINIGQEMKTSFMDYAMSVIVSRALPDVRDGLKPVHRRILYAMNELGMTPDKAYKKSARIVGEVIGKYHPHGDSAVYETMVRMAQDFSYRNMLVDGHGNFGSVDGDAAAAMRYTEAKLAKISMEIVRDINKDTIDYRDNYDGSEQEPVVLPARFPNLLVNGASGIAVGMATNIPPHNLGEVIDGVLALSKNKDLTNQDLMEYIPGPDFPTAAEIVGISGIRKAYETGRGSVIIRAKAEIDEIKGKPRIIVTELPYQVNKARLIEKIADLVRDKKIDGITDLRDESDRTGMRIVIELRKDANANVLLNNLYKQTALQTSFGINTLALVDGQPKVLDIRSVLIHYINHQIEVIRRRTAFELKKAEARAHILEGLRIALDHIDEIIALIRGSQTTDIARNGLMENFELSYEQAQAILDMRLQRLTGLERDKIESEYQDLLARIQELKAILADEEKVLEIIREELTDIKDRYADDRRTIISAGEDSFEDEDLIPRQNVVITLSHNGYIKRMPVSTYRSQKRGGRGIQGMGTHDDDFVQHLFITNSHNVLLFFTNKGKVYRLKGYEIPDLGRTAKGIPIINLLQIERDEYISTVIPIESFEEDHYLFFMTKHGVAKRSALSHFANIRRVGLFAINLRDQDELHGVRLTDGNQEMIAGTKKGMSIRFHETDVRLMGRTAAGVKGVTLQEDDQVVGMDIIEEGRDVLIVTDKGFGKRTKIDEYRVQSRGGKGIKTCNLTDRNGDLISLKIVSEDDDLMIITHSGVIIRMHVNEISQTSRNTQGVRLIRVGGEEHVSTVALVNIEDEEVDEAEEKDSIEEAIEGEAVQADESPDAEKSDDAGSETDDDDRTES